DNA sequence from the Alkaliphilus metalliredigens QYMF genome:
ATCCGCTGGCTATTGAACGACTTCAAAAGGCGATTTTACAGGCTAAGGAGTTGAATTTATTAGGTGATCATATTTTCAATAGTCAATTCCAATTTGATATCAAGGTCAAAGCAGGAGCAGGTGCATTTGTGTGCGGAGAGGAAACAGCCTTAATCGCTTCCCTTGAAGGGGAGCGGGGTATGCCCCGACTCAAACCTCCCTTTCCTGCTGAAAAAGGACTATGGCAAAAGCCTACTAATATTAACAATGTTGAAACTTTCGCCAACATTCCTTGGATTATTAACCAGGGTGGAAAAGCATTTGCTGATATTGGAGTCAATAATAGTCAAGGCACCAAGGTCTTTGCACTTACAGGAAAGATACGAGATGGTGGTTTAGTGGAGGTTCCCATGGGAACCTCTCTACAGGAAATTATTTTTGATATAGGTGGCGGTATCCTTAATGATAGAGATTTTAAAGCTTTACAATTAGGTGGTCCCTCCGGCGGCTGCGTACCCAATGCCTTGCTAGATACCATAGTAGATTATGAGTCCGTCACCAAAACCGGAGCAATCATGGGATCTGGAGGAATGGTCGTCATGGATGACACCACCTGCATGGTGGATATGGCGAAGTTCTTCTTGGACTTCACCTGTAAGGAGTCCTGTGGAAAATGTATCCATTGTCGCTTGGGAACAAAGCGCATGCTAGAGATCCTTACCCGTATTACAGAGGGCCATGGACAAACAGGGGATATAGAGCTACTAGAGGAACTTGGTTCTGGTATTAAAGAAGGCTCCCTCTGTGGCTTGGGCCAAACAGCACCAAATCCAGTTTTAAGTACCATTAAGTACTTCCGAGAAGAATATGAAAAGCATATTATAGACAAAACCTGTCCTGCAAAGCAATGCAAAGCACTACTTACCCATAATATACTAGAAGAAAAGTGCATTAATTGTGGCTTATGTCTTAGAAAGTGTCGTTTAGACGCTATTATAAGGGAAAATCATGGCGCACACAGGATTCAGACTGAGAAATGTATCCAATGTGGTGTATGCCTTGATGCATGCCCTGTTAACGCTGTCACAGTGGTTTAAAATTTTACTTTGAGAGGAATGCTTATGATGGATATAAGAATGAATATAAATGGCAGGGAAATAGTAGCACAAAATGATATGACCATTTTAGAGGCTGCTATTCAAAATAATATTGATATACCTACCCTTTGTCATGATAAAAAATTAGAAACCTATGGCTCATGTGGTCTTTGTGTGGTAGAAATAGTCGGATCACCAAAACTGCTACGAGCCTGTGCCACTAAAATCCAAAGTGGTATGCTTGTCCGAACCAAAACAGAAAGAGTAAAAAAGTCTAGAAAGCTAGCATTAGAGCTGTTACTTTCGGACCATTCAGGTGACTGTCGTCCTCCCTGTATTACGGCTTGTCCAGGAAATACAGACTGTCAAGGCTATGTAGGACTGATCGCTAATGGCAAACATGAAGAGGCCTTAAAGCTTATCAAGGAACAATTACCTTTACCTGCTAGTATTGGAAGAGTTTGCCCCCATCCTTGTGAAACTGCTTGTAGAAGAGGTTTATTAGATGAGCCTGTCTCTATTGCTTGGTTGAAGCGATTTGTGGCAGATATTGATCTAAAGAATAACGATGTATTTATGCCGGCAATCCAACCTTCAACAGGAAAACGTGTGGCAGTAATCGGAGGAGGCCCTGGGGGACTAACTGCAGCATATTATCTTGCTCAAAAGGGACATAATGTCGTCATTTATGAGGCTATGCCTCAAATGGGTGGTATGCTACGTTATGGTATCCCACAATATAGATTACCCAAAGAGGTTTTGAATGAAGAGATTAATGTCATTAAGAAAATGGGCGTTAAAATGCTGACTGGTATTAAAGTAGGAAAAGATGTTGCCTTTGATCATATTCAAGCAGACTTTGATGCTGTCTATATCTCTATCGGTGCATGGATTAGTCCTGGTATGAACTGTCCTGGTGAGGATTTAGAGGGTGTGATTGGGGGAATTAACTTCTTAGCAAAGTTCTCCATGAATGAACCCATCAGAACTGGAGATCGTATTGCTGTAATTGGTGGTGGTAATACCGCCATGGATGCCTGTAGAACCAGTATTAGACTAGGTGCAAAGGAAGTAACTGCCCTATATCGAAGAACAAAGGAAGAAATGCCAGCAGAAAGGATTGAGATTTCAGAAGCAGAAGAAGAAGGCATTGCATTTAAGTTTCTAGTAAGCCCCATTGAAATCTTAGAAAAAAACGGTAGAGTAGCTGGTGTACGACTTCAAAAAATGCAACTAGGGGAGCCGGACAGCTCTGGACGTAGACAGCCGATACCGATTGAGGGGGAAGAGGAAATTCTTGAGGTGGATTCTGTCATTATCTCTATTGGTCAAGGGGTAGATACGACAGGATTAAATGAAATTGCCCTTACAAAAAGAGGTATGATTGAAATTGATCCCAACTCTTATCAGACCAATATCCCTGGGGTTTTTGCAGGAGGAGATGCCGTCACCACCAGTGATCGTGTGGCTATCAAGTCTGTTGGGGATGCAAAGAAAGCCACAGGCGTTATTCATGCTTATCTCCAGGGAGAAGGCATACCCTATAAAAAACCGATCTATGTAGAACAAGAAAAAACAAAAGAGGATTTTATACAGCAGGATAGAATAAAGAGGCCTCCGATGCCTCACTTAAGCCCTACACATAGAAGTGATTCCTTTGAAGAGGTTGTAATTGGATATAGTGTAGAAGCTGCTAGAGCAGATGCAGAGAGGTGTCTTGAGTGTGGTTGTCATGATTATTTTGAATGTAAGCTTGTAACCTATGCCAATGAATATGAGGCCTCTCCTAAAAGCTTTACAGGAGAAATCCACCATCGTCAATCTGATGATGGCCATCCATTCATCATTCGAGATGCAGATAAATGTATCCTCTGTGGTCTATGTGTTAGAACATGTCAGGAGGTTATAGGGGTAGGAGCATTGGGTCTGGTGGATCGAGGCTTTGATACAATTATCATGCCTGGGTTAGACTTACCTTTAAAGGAAACTGACTGTATTTCCTGTGGACAATGTGTCACGGTTTGCCCTACTGGCGCACTACAGGAAAGGCTTATGATCCATAAATCAGTTCCGCTTAGGCCCAAAAAAACCGAGACCGTTTGTTCCTATTGTAGTGTAGGGTGTAAAACCAATCTAAATACGGTGGACTCTCTATTGGTGAAATCACTTCCTGTTAATACAAATTCCTCAGAGGATGGCCTACTTTGTGTTAAAGGGCGATTCGGTTTCAATATTTCACAAAGCCCTGAAAGATTAACGAGTCCACTGATCAAAGAAGATGGTGCTTTCAAAGAAGTTTCATGGGAAGAAGCACTATTATATACCGCAAAAAAAGCCCAGAGCTTGGCCTTACTATACGGTAGCAAATCATTAGCCTTATGTCTGTCGGATCGGTATACCAATGAAGAGATTTTCTTAGCAACACAATTTGGTGAAAAAGTTTTAAAAACCAATAATATTAGCTCTTTTAACAGTAAATCAGGTGGTATTATGAATGTACTTGGTTATGATGCCTCCAGTAATACCTTTGACGAATTACTCTCTACGGAAACCATTGTCGTGGTTGGAACGGATTTCATGAAGGATCATACAATCATTGGTCTTAAAATCAAAGAAGCTGCAAAGGCTGGGGCCAAAATAATCCTTATCAATCCATTTCCATCCCTCTTAGACCAGTGGGCAGACCTGACAGTGGATAGTAAGGATGACATTCACTTTTTAAAGGAAATTCAAAAATCACTGATTGACCTAGGATGTCACCCAAATAACACCCATGGCTTTGACGAGGTGAAACAAGAGCTTGAAGCCATCACCCCAGGTGAAACTGCCATGGAGGTCGCCTCGATTTACAAAAATTCAAAGAAAGCAATCATTGTCTTTGGACAAAATAGTATTACCGAGGATGCAGCTAGATGTATTGCCAACATCAGTGTT
Encoded proteins:
- a CDS encoding molybdopterin-dependent oxidoreductase, translating into MMDIRMNINGREIVAQNDMTILEAAIQNNIDIPTLCHDKKLETYGSCGLCVVEIVGSPKLLRACATKIQSGMLVRTKTERVKKSRKLALELLLSDHSGDCRPPCITACPGNTDCQGYVGLIANGKHEEALKLIKEQLPLPASIGRVCPHPCETACRRGLLDEPVSIAWLKRFVADIDLKNNDVFMPAIQPSTGKRVAVIGGGPGGLTAAYYLAQKGHNVVIYEAMPQMGGMLRYGIPQYRLPKEVLNEEINVIKKMGVKMLTGIKVGKDVAFDHIQADFDAVYISIGAWISPGMNCPGEDLEGVIGGINFLAKFSMNEPIRTGDRIAVIGGGNTAMDACRTSIRLGAKEVTALYRRTKEEMPAERIEISEAEEEGIAFKFLVSPIEILEKNGRVAGVRLQKMQLGEPDSSGRRQPIPIEGEEEILEVDSVIISIGQGVDTTGLNEIALTKRGMIEIDPNSYQTNIPGVFAGGDAVTTSDRVAIKSVGDAKKATGVIHAYLQGEGIPYKKPIYVEQEKTKEDFIQQDRIKRPPMPHLSPTHRSDSFEEVVIGYSVEAARADAERCLECGCHDYFECKLVTYANEYEASPKSFTGEIHHRQSDDGHPFIIRDADKCILCGLCVRTCQEVIGVGALGLVDRGFDTIIMPGLDLPLKETDCISCGQCVTVCPTGALQERLMIHKSVPLRPKKTETVCSYCSVGCKTNLNTVDSLLVKSLPVNTNSSEDGLLCVKGRFGFNISQSPERLTSPLIKEDGAFKEVSWEEALLYTAKKAQSLALLYGSKSLALCLSDRYTNEEIFLATQFGEKVLKTNNISSFNSKSGGIMNVLGYDASSNTFDELLSTETIVVVGTDFMKDHTIIGLKIKEAAKAGAKIILINPFPSLLDQWADLTVDSKDDIHFLKEIQKSLIDLGCHPNNTHGFDEVKQELEAITPGETAMEVASIYKNSKKAIIVFGQNSITEDAARCIANISVISGHIGRPHSGIIQLKPQNNSQGLRDIGIKTEIDTIKAQIENKSIKGLLLFGEDVKDTDLSGLDFFMVQDVFLTETAQMADVVFPGAAPLESRGTYTNSERKIQQCHQVIQPDHAYENWQLIIELANALSTNMFYDNPVAILNEITATHPEYFKRNTDGASKFWPVTGSPVLYEYGFGFPDKKAFLRKVGNGPIFTEQQTTNDLAHRFMEKLTIHGLV
- a CDS encoding NADH-quinone oxidoreductase subunit NuoF, with translation MKVIVGLGSCGIAAGAQKVYKEIENQLKVYGSNSPVGSVGCIGMCYLEPIIEFLSDDGEKYTYTKVTPNIVAEIVEGILEGQPSQNHLINPAEWNKLRKQKRIALKNCGLIDPQNIHHYIDQNGYEAIKKCIGEMTPAEVIEEIKVSNIRGRGGAGFPTWFKWNAAMQSNEYPKYIVCNADEGDPGAFMDRSILEGDPHAIIEGMMIAAYAIGAQYGVVYVRAEYPLAIERLQKAILQAKELNLLGDHIFNSQFQFDIKVKAGAGAFVCGEETALIASLEGERGMPRLKPPFPAEKGLWQKPTNINNVETFANIPWIINQGGKAFADIGVNNSQGTKVFALTGKIRDGGLVEVPMGTSLQEIIFDIGGGILNDRDFKALQLGGPSGGCVPNALLDTIVDYESVTKTGAIMGSGGMVVMDDTTCMVDMAKFFLDFTCKESCGKCIHCRLGTKRMLEILTRITEGHGQTGDIELLEELGSGIKEGSLCGLGQTAPNPVLSTIKYFREEYEKHIIDKTCPAKQCKALLTHNILEEKCINCGLCLRKCRLDAIIRENHGAHRIQTEKCIQCGVCLDACPVNAVTVV